In Paramisgurnus dabryanus chromosome 7, PD_genome_1.1, whole genome shotgun sequence, the following are encoded in one genomic region:
- the LOC141282393 gene encoding uncharacterized protein: protein MCEYSKQKYYRNLIFKAKVRQYSHKKYHENPTFKAKVRQYSHKKYHDNPTFKAKLRQYSHKKYNGNLTFKTTVCEYSKWKYYSDKKFRMSKIQKGCAMYAKQKERQNDIDFTINLFHEEVSRGPECVCCVCHRLLFRKQVIECIRDCYEQKGHKIADLSKRCITLKYLHACNNECKSNCYLSGNLSCKLWICYTCHRKILRGKLPEESVANNMNLVEIPKELKCLNSLEQHLIALNIPFLRLLCLPRGQQRGVHGPVVCVPVNTTKITNILPRNECNDHMIKIKLKRKLTYKGHYEYKYVHTDHVRNALKYLVEHNKWYNDVEFNEQWVSSLSEPDDTQGNANDEMDDDNVSDKSGDKVKEGEELEIQPEEDLSFIKEQNGLLSDTSLQPVDIGSEVIDQHFHDVLNVAPAEGNSPVRLLSDKTNEAKCFPVLYPTGGPTFHDARPEKITLTRYLNARILNADGRFAQNTDFIFYAQYISEVDQIVSNVSIALRKGCEKDQLSKVTPDMLTNSDNLQKILKYNEGYKFLRPVRGTPPYWMSTQKDLFALIRQLGIPTFFASFSSADLRWPEMMNTIIKQEGKQIIVEELEWAEKCAFLRRNPVTAARMFDHRWHCFLKHVIMSPAEPIGKIKDYFYRVEFQQRGSPHVHCLFWVENAPKLNDDDEANDPAVVDFIDTYITCETPPEQDNELLETVNSVQKHSTKHSKTCRKKNTVCRFNFPRPPSSCTFITRASNADESKENDEDETASAIINKVKIALNSDVNFDSVDTFFLFLGIDQTVFEKAYIKCSKKKSIVLKRNIKDIWVNQYNRDLLRAWQGNMDIQYVTDAFSVVVYIISYITKAEQEMGLLLQRAQNEAMNGNLEAKASLKQLGSLYLHSRELSAQEAVYRLTGMHLKECSRKVQFIPIGPNPVKMSLPLHLLQNKVEKDQSDDESSYWMTSVVDRYKNRPQTEPMKNLCLASFCSEYRVLSKSEVSSLKQVIKLNNNCGYVKLRTRTEPAVVRYPRFSPTKDPEKYYQSLLQLFQPYYDDCHLKPSNYETYEDFYNSGVIKIGCTLHKVKSVVDCNRELFGLQYVLKMKDSVMNVLK, encoded by the coding sequence ATGTGTGAATATTCCAAACAAAAATATTACAGAAATCTAATATTTAAAGCAAAGGTACGCCAGTATTCTCATAAAAAGTATCATGAAAACCCAACATTTAAAGCAAAGGTACGCCAGTATTCTCATAAAAAGTATCATGACAACCCAACATTTAAAGCAAAGCTACGTcagtattctcataaaaaatataatggaAACTTAACATTTAAAACGACTGTTTGTGAATATTCCAAGTGGAAATATTATAGTGATAAAAAGTTCCGCATGAGTAAAATACAGAAAGGATGTGCAATGTATGCAAAACAAAAGGAAAGACAGAATGATATTGATTTCACTATTAATCTGTTTCATGAAGAAGTCAGTAGAGGCCCagaatgtgtttgttgtgtatgTCATCGTTTATTGTTCAGAAAACAGGTTATTGAATGTATAAGAGATTGTTATGAACAAAAAGGACACAAAATAGCTGATTTAAGCAAAAGATGTATCACACTCAAGTATTTACATGCATGTAACAATGAATGTAAGTCTAATTGTTATTTATCTGGCAATTTGTCATGTAAATTGTGGATTTGCTATACATGCCATCGAAAAATCCTTAGAGGAAAACTACCTGAAGAGAGTGTTGCCAACAATATGAATTTGGTGGAGATTCCAaaagaattaaaatgtttaaattcatTGGAACAACATCTAATAGCACTTAATATTCCTTTCTTACGTCTTCTTTGTCTGCCTCGGGGTCAACAGAGAGGTGTTCATGGGCCTGTTGTCTGTGTTCCAGTAAATACTACAAAGATTACCAACATTCTTCCACGCAATGAATGTAATGACCATATGATAAAGATTAAACTGAAACGAAAATTAACATACAAAGGCCATtatgaatataaatatgtcCACACAGATCATGTAAGAAATGCTTTAAAGTATTTGGTAGAACACAATAAATGGTATAATGATGTGGAGTTTAATGAGCAGTGGGTCAGCTCATTGAGTGAGCCAGATGATACACAAGGTAATGCTAATGATGAAATGGATGATGACAATGTATCAGATAAAAGTGGTGATAAAGTTAAAGAAGGTGAAGAATTGGAAATTCAGCCAGAAGAAGATTTAAGTTTTATTAAAGAGCAAAATGGTCTTTTGTCAGACACATCACTACAGCCTGTTGATATTGGTTCAGAAGTTATTGATCAGCATTTTCATGATGTACTAAATGTAGCACCAGCTGAAGGTAACAGTCCTGTTAGGTTGTTATCAGATAAAACAAATGAGGCAAAGTGCTTTCCTGTTCTTTATCCGACCGGTGGTCCAACATTTCATGATGCCAGACCAGAAAAAATCACATTGACAAGATACCTCAATGCACGAATACTAAATGCTGATGGACGTTTTGCACAGAACACAGACTtcattttttatgcacaatatATATCAGAAGTTGATCAAATTGTTTCTAATGTCTCAATTGCATTACGCAAAGGTTGTGAGAAAGATCAGTTATCAAAGGTAACACCAGATATGTTGACAAATTCTGATAACTTACAAAAAATACTGAAGTATAATGAAGGATATAAGTTTTTGAGACCTGTCAGAGGGACACCTCCTTATTGGATGTCTACACAGAAAGATCTCTTTGCACTGATTAGACAACTTGGCATACCGACTTTCTTTGCATCTTTTAGTTCTGCGGATCTGAGATGGCCTGAAATGATGAACACCATTATTAAACAAGAGGGTAAACAAATCATTGTTGAAGAGCTTGAGTGGGctgaaaaatgtgcatttttgaGACGAAATCCTGTAACTGCAGCGAGGATGTTTGATCACAGATGGCATTGTTTTCTGAAACATGTCATTATGTCTCCAGCTGAACCTAttggtaaaataaaagattatttttatCGTGTTGAATTCCAACAACGTGGTTCTCCTCATGTTCACTGTCTGTTTTGGGTTGAAAATGCTCCAAAGcttaatgatgatgatgaagctAATGATCCTGCGGTTGTTGATTTCATTGACACATATATCACCTGTGAGACACCACCAGAGCAAGACAATGAACTCCTTGAAACAGTAAATAGTGTGCAGAAGCACAGTACtaaacattcaaaaacatgtcgCAAGAAAAATACAGTATGTCGTTTTAATTTCCCAAGACCTCCATCTAGCTGTACCTTTATTACAAGAGCATCTAATGCAGATGAGTCCAAAGAGAATGATGAAGATGAAACAGCAAGTGCAattataaataaagttaaaattgCATTAAACTCTGATGTGAATTTTGATTCAgttgatacattttttttatttctgggaATTGATCAGACTGTGTTTGAGAAAGCGTACATCAaatgttctaaaaaaaaaagcaTTGTCCTGAAAAGAAATATAAAAGATATTTGGGTAAACCAGTATAACAGAGATTTATTGCGTGCTTGGCAAGGGAATATGGATATTCAGTATGTCACAGATGCTTTTTCTGTTGTGGTTTATATTATAAGTTACATCACAAAAGCTGAGCAAGAAATGGGACTGTTACTTCAACGTGCACAAAATGAAGCTATGAATGGTAATCTTGAAGCTAAAGCATCATTAAAACAATTGGGAAGTTTGTATTTGCACAGTAGGGAGCTTTCCGCGCAAGAAGCCGTGTATAGACTGACAGGCATGCATTTAAAAGAATGTTCACGTAAAGTACAATTCATTCCAATAGGACCAAATCCTGTTAAGATGAGTTTGCCTTTGCATCTACTACAAAATAAAGTGGAGAAAGACCAGTCTGATGATGAAAGCAGTTATTGGATGACAAGTGTTGTTGACAGGTACAAGAACAGACCTCAGACAGAACCAATGAAAAATCTTTGTCTTGCCAGTTTTTGTTCAGAGTACAGAGTTTTGTCAAAATCTGAAGTTTCTTCACTAAAGCAAGTTATTAAACTCAATAATAATTGTGGTTATGTGAAACTAAGGACACGAACTGAACCTGCAGTTGTGAGATATCCAAGATTTTCACCCACAAAAGATCCAGAAAAATATTATCAGTCATTACTCCAGCTTTTTCAACCATATTATGATGACTGTCATCTTAAGCCTAGCAACTATGAGACATACGAGGACTTTTACAACAGTGGTGTCATAAAAATTGGTTGTACACTGCATAAAGTAAAATCAGTTGTTGACTGCAACAGAGAATTGTTTGGGCTGCAATATGTCCTGAAAATGAAAGACAGCGTCATGAATGTAttgaaataa